The Flavobacterium commune genome contains a region encoding:
- a CDS encoding tautomerase family protein encodes MPLIRISLSDSYQQETIDLVSSAIHQALIDVFRIPKDDYFHIIECLNEKYLKYPETYLGIKHSSKIVYIHIFAAKGRTIKQKKLLYKAITDNINADASIPPNEVIILLNEIEGKENWSFGNGAIQNPKHI; translated from the coding sequence ATGCCACTTATAAGAATATCCCTTTCTGATAGTTATCAACAAGAAACTATCGACCTTGTTTCTTCTGCCATTCATCAAGCATTAATAGATGTGTTCCGTATTCCTAAAGATGACTATTTTCATATTATAGAATGTCTTAATGAAAAATATTTAAAATATCCTGAAACATATCTGGGGATTAAGCATTCATCAAAGATTGTTTATATCCATATTTTTGCTGCAAAGGGTCGTACCATCAAGCAAAAGAAACTTTTATACAAAGCTATTACAGATAACATAAATGCAGATGCAAGCATCCCGCCAAATGAAGTAATAATTCTCTTAAATGAGATTGAAGGAAAAGAAAACTGGTCTTTCGGAAACGGAGCAATACAAAATCCTAAGCATATATAA
- a CDS encoding ATPase: MNKYSYHDIILWLEKKGVELYGKHFKIVETDYPIVYKLIAYFLKDEPSCLQYGLNLNKGILLSGPIGCGKTSLMNLMKHLTSTEHKFTIKPCRDISFEFIQDGYQIIHKYSIGKLYESQPKTICFDDLGVENNLKYYGNECNVMAEILLSRYDIFTAKKIQTHITTNLSASEIENSYGNRVRSRLRELCNLIAFENITKDKRK; the protein is encoded by the coding sequence ATGAATAAATATTCTTATCATGATATAATCCTTTGGCTCGAAAAAAAAGGCGTAGAACTATACGGAAAACATTTCAAAATAGTAGAAACCGATTACCCAATAGTGTACAAACTCATCGCCTATTTCCTCAAAGACGAGCCTAGTTGTCTTCAATATGGTCTTAACCTCAACAAAGGAATTTTGCTTTCTGGTCCCATAGGTTGTGGCAAAACATCATTAATGAATCTGATGAAACACCTCACTTCAACAGAACATAAGTTTACAATAAAACCTTGTCGGGACATTAGTTTTGAATTTATCCAGGACGGCTACCAAATCATTCACAAATACAGTATCGGAAAATTATATGAATCACAACCAAAAACAATATGCTTCGATGATTTAGGAGTAGAAAATAACCTAAAATACTATGGAAACGAATGCAATGTAATGGCTGAAATCTTATTAAGCCGGTATGATATTTTTACCGCCAAAAAAATCCAAACGCATATAACAACAAACCTTTCGGCTTCTGAAATTGAGAATTCGTATGGCAATCGTGTTCGAAGTAGATTAAGGGAATTATGCAATTTAATAGCATTCGAAAATATAACTAAAGACAAACGAAAATAA
- a CDS encoding Crp/Fnr family transcriptional regulator codes for MIITPLILFISDLIDITDNDINLLSNYFKTASYSKGSIIEREDKVTSKLYYVRNGFVRSFFSKDGIEITTQIVGENKFITSFDSFTSGITSKENVQCISDCEVFYINKYDYEILTKESVFWNTFCRQIYEKVIAQNQQRMIDFITLSAEKRYLKLLNEQPEIIRNVPIQIIASYIGIKPESLSRIRKKIIS; via the coding sequence ATGATAATTACCCCTTTAATTCTGTTTATCTCAGACCTCATAGACATTACCGACAACGACATAAATTTGCTGAGCAATTACTTTAAAACTGCAAGTTATTCAAAAGGCTCAATCATTGAAAGAGAAGACAAAGTTACTTCAAAACTATACTATGTTAGAAATGGTTTTGTTAGGTCTTTTTTTAGCAAAGACGGTATTGAAATTACAACTCAAATTGTAGGTGAAAATAAATTTATCACAAGTTTTGATAGTTTTACTTCAGGAATTACTTCAAAAGAAAATGTTCAATGCATTTCAGATTGTGAAGTCTTTTATATAAACAAATATGACTATGAGATTTTAACAAAGGAAAGTGTTTTTTGGAATACATTCTGTAGACAGATATACGAAAAAGTGATAGCTCAAAACCAACAAAGAATGATTGATTTTATTACATTATCTGCTGAAAAACGGTACTTAAAATTACTGAATGAGCAACCAGAAATTATTCGAAATGTCCCCATCCAAATTATTGCTTCATACATTGGAATTAAACCTGAATCTTTGAGCAGAATTCGAAAAAAAATAATTTCCTAA
- a CDS encoding Crp/Fnr family transcriptional regulator encodes MLTEENINLFKKVARKLELKKSDFFIRENELCNLIGIVESGTLYSYFEDADGDIIVNELYSKNAVVTSYRSFLTEIPSPAFIKAYSNTIIYVVDKELYNELVLEHQFLLLFKKIIEELFVNKCFKETSLVKLKAKERYLELISVRENIEQDFPQHLIASYLKIRAETLSRLKSLDLHQGRK; translated from the coding sequence ATGCTTACAGAAGAAAATATAAATTTGTTCAAGAAAGTGGCTCGTAAATTAGAGCTAAAAAAGAGTGATTTTTTTATACGTGAAAACGAACTTTGTAACTTGATAGGTATTGTAGAAAGCGGAACACTTTATTCTTATTTTGAAGATGCAGATGGCGATATTATTGTAAATGAGTTGTATAGTAAAAATGCTGTAGTTACTTCTTATCGGAGTTTTTTAACCGAAATTCCTTCTCCGGCTTTCATTAAGGCATATTCTAACACTATAATTTATGTTGTAGATAAAGAACTGTATAATGAATTAGTTTTAGAGCATCAATTCTTACTCCTATTTAAAAAAATTATTGAGGAACTTTTTGTTAACAAGTGTTTTAAAGAAACATCTTTAGTAAAGCTCAAGGCGAAAGAGCGTTACTTGGAGTTGATTTCAGTTCGGGAAAATATTGAACAAGATTTCCCTCAACACCTTATTGCTTCTTATCTAAAAATTCGTGCAGAAACATTGTCTCGATTAAAAAGTCTTGACCTACATCAAGGTCGAAAATGA
- a CDS encoding transcriptional regulator: MRISKISSKATYHKCLKKLHNFGYINYEPSYNPFKGSHVILFNFSEDLKPLLKSERKLKNELLFEQVSEQALNKSCTSSRTGTEQAVVPSINYINNTNISNKKNVSKLDKQAKKFTAKNEAISENELLKNEAAEEKKEKNSAKKEEKDEIKKSDLLTRAQSREHNPTTEEVKTYFLENNFPELEAQKFFNYFSSVGWLVGGKTPMVDWQAAAQNWILNSVNFSHNIDTTPSNQRQNLNATTNKNYAEPL; the protein is encoded by the coding sequence ATGAGAATAAGCAAAATCAGTTCAAAAGCCACCTATCACAAATGCCTAAAGAAACTACATAATTTTGGCTACATCAATTATGAACCATCCTACAATCCATTCAAAGGCAGTCATGTCATTTTATTCAACTTTTCAGAAGATTTAAAGCCGCTACTAAAATCCGAAAGAAAACTAAAAAATGAACTTCTTTTTGAACAGGTCTCTGAACAAGCTTTGAACAAGTCTTGTACTAGTAGTAGGACTGGTACTGAACAAGCAGTAGTACCTTCTATAAACTATATAAACAATACAAACATTTCAAACAAAAAAAACGTTTCAAAATTGGACAAGCAAGCAAAAAAATTCACTGCAAAGAATGAAGCAATCTCTGAAAATGAGCTTTTAAAAAACGAAGCTGCCGAAGAAAAAAAAGAAAAAAATTCCGCGAAAAAAGAAGAAAAAGATGAAATTAAGAAATCCGATCTGTTAACCCGAGCGCAGTCGAGGGAACACAATCCAACAACCGAAGAAGTCAAAACCTATTTTCTGGAAAACAACTTCCCCGAACTGGAAGCCCAAAAATTTTTCAATTACTTCTCCAGTGTAGGCTGGTTAGTCGGTGGTAAAACACCCATGGTCGATTGGCAAGCAGCAGCACAAAACTGGATATTAAACAGCGTCAACTTTAGTCACAACATCGATACAACACCGTCAAACCAACGTCAAAACCTCAACGCAACAACCAACAAAAATTATGCTGAACCATTGTAG
- a CDS encoding SAM-dependent methyltransferase, producing MAFELKNVVPWGRNLEEYTRIFKLTDSDYKSRIISFGDGPASFNFEMTKLDRKVVSLDPIYQFTRDELKQRIAETKDTILEQTKTNHNNFVWTNIKSIQDLEHIRMDAMNNFIDDFELGKTKERYIYHELPNSTKFSDLSFDLGLSSHFLILYSQLGLDFHIKSISEMLRICKEIRIFPILNLNAVKSEVLEGIIDYFKSDYQISIDLVDYEFQKRGNQMLKIKRK from the coding sequence ATGGCATTTGAATTAAAAAACGTTGTTCCTTGGGGACGAAATTTAGAAGAGTACACAAGGATTTTTAAATTAACGGATTCGGATTATAAAAGTCGGATTATAAGTTTTGGAGATGGACCGGCAAGTTTCAACTTTGAGATGACAAAACTGGATAGAAAGGTTGTTTCTTTAGACCCTATTTATCAGTTTACTAGAGATGAATTAAAACAAAGGATTGCAGAAACAAAAGATACAATTCTTGAGCAAACAAAGACTAATCACAATAATTTTGTTTGGACAAATATTAAAAGTATTCAGGATTTAGAACACATTCGAATGGATGCTATGAATAATTTTATTGATGATTTTGAATTAGGTAAAACTAAGGAACGATATATTTATCATGAATTGCCGAATTCAACTAAATTTTCAGATTTATCATTTGATTTGGGATTAAGTTCTCACTTTCTTATTTTATATTCACAACTAGGTCTGGACTTTCATATCAAATCAATTTCCGAGATGTTACGGATTTGCAAAGAGATTCGGATATTTCCAATACTAAATTTAAATGCCGTTAAGTCAGAGGTTTTAGAAGGTATAATAGACTATTTTAAATCAGATTATCAGATTAGTATCGATTTGGTTGATTATGAATTTCAAAAAAGAGGAAACCAGATGTTAAAAATTAAACGAAAATAA
- a CDS encoding P-loop NTPase family protein, whose translation MAPKKSVELYGNHFKILESDYPIVYKLIAYFLKNEPTCFQYDINLNKGILLSGPVGCGKASLMNLMKHLTSTEHKFLVKPYRYISFEFIQDGYQIIHKYSIGKLYESQPKIICFDNLGVENNLKYYGNECNIMAEILLSRYDIFTSKKIQTHITTNLSASEIENAYGNRVRSRLRELCNLIAFDRQIFDNRK comes from the coding sequence TTGGCTCCAAAAAAAAGTGTTGAACTATACGGTAATCATTTCAAAATCCTTGAATCTGATTACCCAATAGTTTACAAACTAATCGCCTACTTCCTCAAAAATGAACCAACTTGTTTCCAATACGATATCAACCTCAATAAAGGAATCCTCCTTTCCGGACCAGTAGGCTGTGGCAAAGCCTCATTAATGAATTTGATGAAACACCTCACTTCTACTGAACATAAATTTTTAGTAAAACCGTACCGGTACATTAGTTTTGAATTTATCCAGGATGGCTATCAAATAATCCACAAATACAGCATAGGAAAATTATATGAATCACAACCAAAAATAATTTGCTTTGACAATCTAGGAGTAGAAAATAATCTTAAATACTACGGAAACGAATGCAACATAATGGCTGAAATTCTATTAAGCCGATATGACATTTTTACTTCTAAAAAAATCCAAACGCATATAACTACAAACCTTTCGGCTTCTGAAATTGAGAATGCGTATGGAAACAGAGTTAGAAGCAGATTAAGAGAATTATGTAATTTAATTGCCTTTGACAGACAGATTTTTGATAACAGAAAATAA
- a CDS encoding helix-turn-helix domain-containing protein: MAVQVITLEDLNEFRTLLLNDLKEIIQSKPQQTKQWLKSNEVRKLLNISPGTLQNLRINGTITYTKIGGILYYSSADLDKLLEANKVDATVTLFNPKWLVR, from the coding sequence ATGGCAGTACAAGTAATTACACTCGAAGATTTAAACGAATTCCGTACCCTTCTACTAAATGATTTAAAAGAAATCATTCAATCCAAACCCCAGCAAACAAAACAATGGCTCAAATCCAATGAAGTCCGCAAGTTGTTAAACATTTCTCCAGGTACTTTACAAAACCTTCGCATCAACGGAACCATTACCTATACCAAAATTGGAGGGATTTTATATTACTCTAGTGCCGATTTAGACAAACTACTAGAAGCTAATAAAGTCGATGCTACAGTTACTCTATTCAATCCAAAATGGCTAGTCCGATAA
- a CDS encoding efflux RND transporter permease subunit: MKLKVPSFTVLASFICLCIIGVSMIPLLSVQLNPSKSLPSLSVSYSWQNASAKVLEQEVTSKLEGIFNTVKGIKEINSTTNKANGSINIKFKKNTDLDAVRFEIANLIRQAYSELPEGVSYPQLSISGANENSSPILTYSIHANESPYLIKKYAENQLLPKLSTIKGVNKVSVYGADPFDWVIKYDSDKLLQLSISVNDIENAVRQYFQTQQLGNGSLLSKNSTETEQISVVLSYKYEKEIDWDSIPIKKIGNRIIYLRDIATVQFKEAPMQAYFRINGKNSINMVVYAEKGANTITVSNEVKEKIDNLKREIKNEYSLKLTNDSSQYISEELQKIEEKMLLSLAILFFLILATSRSLKYILILFLSIIANLLIAIIFYYLFKVELQLYSFAGITISFGIIIDNCIIMIDHLRNKGDKKVFLAILATTLTTTGALLSTFLLDESLQANLTDFTLVIAVNIVVSLFVALFFVPALLEKMRVNQQKKPFSRKRKRRVIKFTNSYSKLIFILKKPSFKWGFIVVLLLGFGLPLQFLPKEIKGDGFLEKAYNSTIGDEWFYDEIKPTLEKVLGGTFRLFTENVYESSHYSDPERTTLRVSGSMPEGCTIEQLNEVIIKMENYISSFEEVELFETSIGSYKNSTISIYFKKENEFSGFPFKLKSLLESKAISLGGLDWSVSGVGQGFSNALGSEYKNNRIIVEGYNYDKLYSYAELLKTQLIANSNSRIQEVEITNGGNANSNEYFLDFDAEKMAMAGVYQTGLYSYLKNQAHAGGITSFIYNNELQQVKLVSDQYQKVNVWDLKHVPITIGNNQYKLDQMADIEKRNSGNPISKFNQQYRLTVEYNFIGDAQLAQKVREDNIAELTTKLPIGYKISEKSYDGWDKKNNQQYYFILVVILIIFFICSILLESLEQPFAIISMIPISFIGVFLTFYLFDFNFDQGGYASFILLCGISVNAALYIINDYNNLRKEYPLRNSQLIYFKAFNYKIIPVMLTVISTMAGLIPFVWGGQNEAFWFSFAAGSIGGLLFSLLGIFIYLPMFIVEKDIRT; encoded by the coding sequence ATGAAGTTAAAAGTTCCCTCATTTACTGTATTAGCCAGTTTTATTTGTTTATGTATCATTGGTGTCAGTATGATCCCTTTGTTGAGTGTTCAATTAAACCCGTCAAAATCGCTACCCTCATTAAGCGTTAGCTACAGTTGGCAAAATGCTTCAGCAAAGGTTTTAGAACAAGAGGTGACTTCAAAGCTAGAAGGGATTTTTAATACCGTGAAAGGTATTAAAGAAATCAATTCAACCACAAACAAAGCAAATGGTTCTATCAATATTAAATTCAAAAAAAATACCGATTTAGATGCAGTACGTTTTGAAATAGCCAATTTAATCCGCCAAGCTTATTCAGAACTTCCTGAAGGGGTAAGTTATCCCCAGTTGTCTATTAGTGGAGCAAATGAAAATAGCTCTCCAATTTTAACCTACAGTATTCATGCTAATGAGAGTCCTTATTTGATAAAGAAGTATGCCGAAAATCAGTTACTCCCCAAATTGTCCACAATAAAAGGTGTAAATAAAGTTTCGGTATATGGTGCTGATCCTTTTGATTGGGTTATAAAATATGATTCAGATAAACTGTTACAATTATCTATATCGGTTAATGATATAGAAAATGCTGTTCGTCAATATTTTCAAACACAGCAATTAGGAAATGGAAGTTTACTTTCAAAAAACAGCACTGAAACGGAACAAATTTCAGTGGTTTTAAGTTATAAATACGAAAAAGAGATTGATTGGGATAGTATTCCGATAAAAAAAATAGGAAATAGGATTATTTATCTTAGGGATATTGCTACAGTTCAATTTAAGGAAGCTCCTATGCAAGCTTATTTTAGAATCAATGGAAAGAATTCAATAAATATGGTTGTCTATGCCGAAAAAGGAGCAAATACCATTACTGTATCTAATGAAGTTAAAGAGAAAATAGATAATTTAAAAAGAGAAATAAAAAATGAATACTCTTTGAAATTGACTAATGATAGCTCTCAGTATATTAGTGAAGAACTACAAAAAATTGAAGAAAAAATGTTGTTGTCTTTAGCCATATTATTTTTTCTTATTTTGGCAACGAGCAGGAGTTTAAAATACATATTGATTTTGTTTTTGAGCATTATTGCTAATCTTCTAATTGCGATAATCTTCTATTATCTATTCAAAGTCGAATTACAATTGTATTCTTTCGCAGGGATTACCATTTCTTTTGGGATTATTATTGACAATTGTATTATTATGATTGATCATCTTAGGAACAAAGGAGACAAGAAGGTTTTTTTAGCTATTTTAGCCACCACTTTAACTACTACAGGAGCTTTATTATCTACTTTTTTATTAGATGAATCCCTACAAGCCAATTTAACAGATTTCACTTTAGTTATTGCTGTAAATATAGTGGTATCCTTATTTGTGGCATTGTTTTTTGTTCCTGCTCTTTTGGAAAAAATGCGTGTTAATCAACAAAAGAAGCCTTTTTCGAGAAAAAGAAAAAGAAGAGTAATCAAGTTTACCAACAGCTATTCTAAATTAATTTTTATATTAAAAAAACCAAGTTTTAAATGGGGATTTATTGTTGTTTTGTTGCTAGGGTTTGGATTGCCTTTGCAATTTTTACCTAAAGAAATAAAGGGAGATGGTTTTTTAGAAAAAGCATATAATAGTACTATAGGAGATGAATGGTTTTATGATGAAATTAAGCCAACATTGGAAAAAGTGCTAGGCGGTACTTTTAGGTTGTTTACTGAAAATGTTTATGAGAGTTCTCATTATTCTGACCCGGAACGAACAACATTGAGAGTTAGCGGAAGTATGCCTGAGGGTTGTACTATTGAACAATTGAATGAGGTTATCATCAAAATGGAAAATTACATTAGTAGTTTTGAAGAAGTTGAACTATTTGAGACCAGTATAGGTAGTTATAAAAATTCAACCATCTCCATTTATTTCAAAAAAGAAAATGAGTTTAGTGGTTTTCCATTCAAGTTGAAAAGCCTTTTAGAATCTAAAGCGATCAGTTTAGGAGGTCTGGATTGGTCAGTAAGTGGTGTAGGTCAGGGATTTTCGAATGCTTTAGGATCTGAATACAAAAACAATAGAATTATAGTTGAAGGTTATAATTATGATAAGTTGTATTCGTATGCAGAACTTTTAAAAACCCAATTGATAGCCAATTCGAATTCCAGAATTCAGGAAGTGGAAATAACCAATGGAGGCAATGCTAATTCAAATGAATATTTTTTAGATTTTGATGCTGAAAAAATGGCAATGGCAGGGGTATATCAAACCGGGCTTTATTCATATTTAAAAAATCAGGCCCATGCGGGAGGTATAACTTCTTTTATTTATAATAATGAATTACAACAAGTAAAATTAGTATCTGATCAATATCAAAAAGTTAATGTTTGGGATTTGAAACATGTTCCTATTACTATTGGGAACAATCAATATAAATTAGACCAAATGGCAGACATTGAAAAAAGAAACTCAGGAAATCCTATTTCAAAATTTAATCAGCAATACCGTTTGACAGTTGAGTATAATTTTATTGGAGATGCACAATTAGCCCAAAAAGTAAGAGAAGACAATATAGCTGAATTGACAACTAAGTTGCCTATTGGTTACAAAATATCTGAAAAAAGTTATGATGGATGGGATAAAAAAAATAATCAGCAATATTATTTCATCTTAGTGGTCATTTTGATTATATTTTTTATCTGTTCAATACTATTAGAATCTTTAGAACAACCTTTTGCGATAATCAGTATGATTCCAATTTCTTTTATTGGTGTTTTTCTAACTTTTTATCTTTTTGATTTTAATTTTGATCAAGGTGGTTATGCTTCTTTTATCTTATTATGCGGAATAAGTGTAAACGCTGCCTTGTACATCATTAATGATTATAATAATCTACGAAAAGAATATCCATTAAGGAACTCACAATTGATCTATTTTAAAGCATTTAATTATAAAATTATTCCGGTAATGCTTACTGTTATATCTACTATGGCAGGTTTAATACCTTTTGTATGGGGAGGGCAAAACGAAGCTTTTTGGTTTTCTTTTGCTGCTGGCTCAATTGGAGGATTATTGTTTTCATTATTAGGGATATTTATTTATTTGCCTATGTTTATCGTTGAAAAAGATATTAGAACTTAG
- a CDS encoding RteC domain-containing protein, with protein sequence MKLEQQSTELLSNLNEKLNFTDLEIDDPIIRSEKAIEMIVNAIEKLKTIFEKEKNKSLEVEIDFFKNIKSKFTSKLIYYNAIYKIETKKPHGGDRIIKKYLNNELEKLKRYFDNNLDFYKYYRTGSSYLDHKYFARGKFDVKLALDSFYFEADRSFSTSHDFKVAKIMAHDLIQVYLEDKLLIIENKEPREKSQVNPKVKQNWTGSKVALIELLYALHTEGVFNNGTSDLKEIAEYFQNVFNIDLGQYHRAFLEIRMRKSDQTKFLNALKEKLVKRMENTDDLL encoded by the coding sequence TTGAAACTTGAACAACAAAGCACAGAACTACTTTCAAATCTAAATGAAAAATTAAACTTTACCGATTTAGAAATTGATGACCCAATTATCAGAAGCGAAAAAGCTATCGAAATGATTGTTAACGCTATTGAGAAATTAAAAACAATTTTCGAAAAGGAAAAGAATAAATCGCTGGAAGTTGAAATAGATTTCTTTAAAAACATAAAATCAAAGTTTACTTCAAAGCTTATTTATTATAATGCCATTTATAAAATAGAAACTAAAAAGCCACATGGAGGCGATCGAATTATAAAAAAATATCTAAACAATGAATTAGAAAAACTAAAAAGATATTTTGATAACAATTTAGACTTTTATAAATATTACAGAACAGGAAGTAGTTATCTAGACCATAAATATTTTGCAAGAGGAAAATTTGATGTTAAATTAGCTTTAGATAGTTTCTATTTTGAAGCAGATCGCTCTTTTTCTACATCACACGATTTCAAAGTGGCTAAAATTATGGCGCATGATTTAATTCAAGTGTACTTAGAAGATAAACTTTTAATTATAGAAAATAAAGAGCCAAGAGAAAAATCACAAGTCAATCCCAAGGTGAAACAAAACTGGACAGGTTCTAAAGTCGCATTAATAGAGCTTTTATATGCATTACATACCGAAGGAGTGTTTAACAATGGTACTTCAGATTTAAAAGAGATAGCAGAGTATTTCCAAAATGTGTTTAACATAGATTTAGGTCAGTACCACAGGGCTTTCCTTGAAATTAGAATGCGTAAATCCGACCAAACAAAATTCTTAAACGCATTAAAAGAAAAATTAGTAAAAAGAATGGAAAACACAGACGACTTGTTATAA
- a CDS encoding MBL fold metallo-hydrolase, with the protein MMRKIIQLSIFPFGMINCFLIKGETKHILVDTGVPKSETKIIKQLHKHNIKLEDIGLIVITHGHIDHFGSAKELKDILKVPILIHNSDKEALQTGKSMLETLNPNHKIWDVILKPILAKDKAFPCFPDIVLHENQEYDLSMYGINGKIIHTPGHTPGSLSIVLENGDAIIMDLASSGILLGGLAFNSRIKHPPFHDNLEQVKNSINYVLSLNAETFYLGHGKPISRKSLISYRDNFLK; encoded by the coding sequence ATGATGCGTAAAATAATTCAACTTTCTATTTTTCCTTTTGGTATGATAAATTGTTTTCTCATAAAAGGAGAAACAAAACATATTTTAGTTGACACAGGCGTTCCAAAAAGTGAGACAAAAATTATCAAGCAACTACATAAACACAACATTAAATTAGAAGATATTGGCTTAATAGTCATTACACACGGACATATTGACCATTTTGGAAGTGCAAAAGAATTGAAGGATATCCTCAAAGTCCCTATTCTTATTCATAACTCAGACAAGGAAGCATTGCAAACAGGAAAAAGTATGCTTGAAACGTTAAACCCCAATCATAAAATTTGGGATGTTATTCTTAAGCCTATCTTAGCAAAAGATAAAGCTTTCCCTTGTTTTCCGGATATTGTATTACATGAAAATCAAGAATATGATTTATCAATGTATGGAATAAATGGAAAAATAATTCACACACCCGGACATACTCCAGGTTCTTTATCAATTGTTCTTGAAAACGGAGACGCTATCATCATGGATTTAGCATCTTCGGGAATACTTCTTGGCGGGTTAGCTTTTAACTCAAGAATAAAACACCCACCTTTTCACGACAATTTAGAACAAGTAAAAAACAGTATCAATTATGTTCTTTCATTGAATGCCGAAACATTTTACCTTGGACACGGAAAACCGATTTCAAGAAAATCATTAATAAGTTATCGAGACAATTTTTTGAAATAG
- a CDS encoding cupin domain-containing protein, whose product MKVNNINLALEAIQNNQYNGIKLARLAGDEDASIFAIELAPNQFIPAHYHKVGIETYFILSGEGIIYLGNITNDKIIWDYEIKVAEGDCFSIQPNQVHKFENNSAYKLRIIGTAPLTHATDEDRFFV is encoded by the coding sequence ATGAAAGTTAACAATATTAATTTGGCATTAGAGGCTATCCAAAACAACCAGTATAATGGTATAAAATTAGCACGTCTTGCAGGAGACGAGGATGCATCTATTTTTGCTATAGAATTAGCACCTAATCAATTTATCCCTGCTCACTACCATAAAGTGGGTATAGAAACATATTTTATACTCTCGGGCGAAGGAATTATCTATTTAGGAAATATAACCAACGATAAGATAATTTGGGATTATGAAATAAAAGTTGCAGAGGGAGATTGTTTTTCTATACAGCCCAATCAAGTTCATAAATTCGAAAATAATTCAGCTTATAAATTAAGAATTATTGGCACAGCTCCTTTGACCCATGCGACTGACGAAGACCGTTTTTTCGTGTGA